A single region of the Erythrobacter sp. genome encodes:
- the purT gene encoding formate-dependent phosphoribosylglycinamide formyltransferase encodes MAHIATILLLGSGELGREFTISAKRLGAKVIACDAYEGAPAMQVADACEVFPMLDGEKLRAAAEKHRPDLIVPEIEAIRTEILADLEKEGFNVVPSARAAQLTMNRDAIRDLAAGELGLVTSRYRYATTMEEVEAAAVHAGFPCVMKPVMSSSGKGQSKVESAAGLQEAWDYACANMRGDRARVIVEEFIAFDYEITLLTVRHGGGISFCPPIGHRQERGDYRESWQPAAMSARALADAQAMAERIVMALEGGGRGWGLYGVEFFVRGDEVIFSELSPRPHDTGMVTLASQDLTEFDLHARAILGLPVPAAIAARPAASAVILADRDSEDFAFEGIEEALAVDESADVRIFGKPTTRPFRRMGVALARGEDTDRARALAESATRRVRIAYRGGPA; translated from the coding sequence ATGGCACATATTGCAACGATTCTGCTGCTCGGCTCGGGCGAACTCGGCCGCGAATTCACCATTTCGGCCAAGCGGCTCGGCGCGAAGGTGATCGCCTGCGACGCCTATGAAGGCGCGCCTGCGATGCAGGTCGCCGACGCCTGCGAAGTCTTCCCCATGCTCGACGGCGAAAAGCTGCGCGCGGCGGCCGAGAAGCACCGGCCCGACCTGATCGTGCCCGAGATCGAGGCCATCCGCACCGAAATCCTGGCCGATCTCGAGAAAGAAGGCTTCAACGTCGTCCCCTCGGCCCGGGCCGCGCAGCTTACCATGAACCGCGACGCGATCCGCGACCTTGCCGCAGGCGAGCTCGGCCTTGTCACCTCGCGCTATCGCTACGCCACCACGATGGAGGAGGTCGAGGCGGCCGCCGTGCACGCCGGCTTTCCCTGCGTGATGAAGCCGGTCATGTCCTCCTCGGGCAAGGGCCAGAGCAAGGTCGAAAGCGCAGCGGGCCTGCAGGAAGCCTGGGACTATGCCTGCGCCAATATGCGCGGCGACCGTGCGCGGGTGATCGTCGAGGAATTCATCGCCTTCGATTACGAGATCACGCTGCTCACGGTTCGTCACGGGGGCGGCATCAGCTTCTGCCCGCCCATCGGCCACCGGCAGGAGCGCGGCGACTACCGCGAGAGCTGGCAGCCCGCGGCGATGAGCGCCCGGGCGCTCGCCGATGCGCAGGCGATGGCCGAAAGGATCGTGATGGCGCTCGAGGGCGGTGGCCGGGGCTGGGGGCTCTATGGAGTCGAATTCTTCGTGAGGGGGGATGAGGTGATCTTCTCCGAATTGTCGCCGCGCCCGCACGATACCGGGATGGTGACGCTGGCCTCGCAGGACCTGACCGAATTCGACCTCCATGCCCGCGCTATCCTTGGCCTGCCCGTCCCGGCCGCGATCGCTGCGCGTCCGGCCGCCTCGGCGGTCATCCTCGCCGATCGCGACAGCGAGGATTTCGCCTTCGAAGGGATCGAGGAGGCGCTGGCGGTGGACGAAAGCGCCGATGTGCGGATCTTCGGCAAGCCCACGACCCGGCCCTTTCGACGGATGGGAGTCGCGCTCGCCCGCGGCGAGGACACCGACAGGGCGCGCGCGCTTGCCGAAAGCGCCACCCGCAGAGTGCGGATTGCCTATCGCGGCGGACCTGCCTAA
- a CDS encoding nitronate monooxygenase family protein: MTTHSKTGHPKTTALMRRGTEFLGCETAIMCGAMSWVSERNLVSAISNAGGFGVIACGAMTPDLLDGEIAATKALTDRPFGVNLITMHPDLFDLIAVCEKHAVTHVVLAGGIPPKGSVEAIKGGANPAKVICFAPTLALAKKLLRSGADALVIEGMEAGGHIGPVSTSVLAQEMLPELSEEHVVFVAGGIGRGQAIAGYLEMGAAGVQLGTRFACASESIAHPDFKKAFFRASARDAIASVQVDPRLPVIPVRALRNKGTEEFTAKQREIAGTLDRGEIAMAEAQLQVEHYWAGALRRAVIDGDVENGSLMAGQSVGMVKAEEPVADIIAQLMDECEEALTRRKA, encoded by the coding sequence ATGACGACCCATTCAAAGACCGGCCATCCCAAGACCACCGCGCTGATGCGGCGCGGAACCGAATTCCTCGGCTGCGAGACCGCGATCATGTGCGGTGCGATGAGCTGGGTGTCCGAGCGCAATCTCGTATCGGCCATTTCGAACGCCGGCGGCTTTGGCGTGATCGCCTGCGGTGCGATGACGCCCGACCTGCTCGATGGCGAGATCGCGGCGACGAAGGCGCTCACCGACCGGCCTTTCGGTGTCAATCTCATCACCATGCATCCCGACCTGTTCGACCTCATCGCGGTGTGCGAGAAACACGCCGTGACCCACGTGGTCCTCGCAGGCGGCATCCCGCCCAAGGGCAGCGTCGAGGCGATCAAGGGTGGGGCGAACCCTGCCAAGGTGATCTGCTTCGCGCCGACGCTGGCGCTCGCGAAGAAGCTGCTGCGCTCAGGTGCCGATGCGCTGGTGATCGAGGGCATGGAAGCGGGCGGCCATATCGGCCCCGTTTCGACCAGCGTATTGGCGCAGGAAATGCTTCCGGAATTGTCCGAGGAGCACGTCGTCTTCGTCGCCGGCGGCATTGGGCGCGGACAGGCGATCGCGGGCTATCTCGAAATGGGCGCGGCGGGGGTCCAGCTCGGCACGCGCTTCGCCTGCGCCAGCGAAAGCATCGCGCATCCCGATTTCAAGAAGGCGTTCTTTCGCGCCTCGGCCCGCGATGCGATCGCCAGCGTGCAGGTCGACCCGCGCCTACCCGTCATTCCGGTGCGCGCGCTGCGCAACAAGGGGACCGAGGAATTCACCGCAAAGCAGCGCGAGATCGCGGGCACGCTCGACCGCGGCGAAATCGCCATGGCCGAGGCGCAGTTGCAGGTCGAACACTACTGGGCCGGCGCTCTGCGCCGCGCAGTGATCGACGGGGATGTCGAAAACGGCTCGCTCATGGCGGGTCAGTCGGTCGGCATGGTCAAGGCCGAGGAACCGGTCGCCGACATCATCGCCCAGCTGATGGACGAATGCGAAGAGGCGCTGACTCGCCGCAAGGCGTGA
- a CDS encoding DUF2306 domain-containing protein — MTRTSLAVTLLLTIAITAGLTALASLGGGFASSAGRSAGDDLTVPILIHLATALAAALLGPFILLRRKGDGRHKALGRTWAGLMLVTAGTSIFIRSPGAGIAGTGFSFIHLFTVWTLAALPVAVWGARSGNIRLHRGGMIGLYVGLLVAGGFTLIPGRLLGGLVFGW, encoded by the coding sequence ATGACCCGGACTTCTCTTGCTGTCACGCTGCTTCTCACCATCGCGATCACCGCGGGCCTGACGGCGCTCGCCTCGCTTGGCGGGGGCTTCGCTTCGAGCGCGGGGAGAAGCGCGGGCGACGATCTCACCGTGCCGATCCTCATCCACCTTGCGACCGCGCTCGCCGCAGCGTTGCTCGGGCCTTTCATTCTTCTTCGGCGCAAGGGAGATGGGCGGCACAAGGCGCTGGGGCGGACCTGGGCGGGGCTGATGCTGGTAACGGCCGGCACCAGCATCTTCATCCGCTCGCCCGGGGCAGGGATCGCGGGGACCGGGTTCTCCTTCATCCACCTCTTCACCGTCTGGACGCTCGCCGCGCTGCCCGTAGCGGTATGGGGCGCACGCAGCGGCAATATCCGACTCCACCGGGGCGGCATGATCGGGCTCTATGTCGGCCTGCTGGTCGCGGGCGGTTTTACCCTTATCCCCGGCAGGCTGCTCGGCGGGTTGGTCTTCGGCTGGTAG
- the purU gene encoding formyltetrahydrofolate deformylase, translated as MEGSLILTLSCADRPGVTARVTAFLFERGCNILEAQQFNDRSGSAAGDRFFMRVAFDPDGTTVGQLEADFAGFAQEHAMDWKMVRQDRPCRVIIMVSKFDHCLVDLLYRWRAGELAIEPVAIVSNHPREVAIRSDIGDIPFHYLPVTPETKAGQEDAVRALAAQNRADLVVLARYMQIFSDAQAAHFAGRCINIHHSFLPGFKGARPYHQAHERGVKIIGATAHFVTGDLDEGPIIHQDVERITHADTPSDLVRKGRDIERRVLAEAVRLFVEERVLINGNRTVVFRP; from the coding sequence ATGGAGGGCTCGTTGATCCTGACGCTTTCCTGCGCCGACCGGCCCGGCGTCACTGCAAGGGTCACGGCCTTCCTGTTCGAGCGCGGCTGCAACATCCTCGAAGCGCAGCAATTCAACGATCGCTCCGGCTCGGCGGCGGGCGACCGTTTCTTCATGCGCGTCGCCTTCGATCCCGACGGCACGACGGTGGGCCAGCTGGAAGCGGACTTCGCAGGCTTCGCGCAGGAGCACGCGATGGACTGGAAAATGGTCCGGCAGGATCGCCCCTGTCGGGTCATCATCATGGTCAGCAAGTTCGATCACTGCCTGGTCGACCTGCTCTACCGATGGCGCGCGGGTGAGCTTGCGATCGAGCCCGTCGCCATCGTGTCGAACCACCCGCGCGAGGTCGCCATACGAAGCGATATCGGGGATATCCCGTTTCACTACCTGCCCGTCACGCCCGAGACAAAGGCCGGGCAGGAGGATGCCGTGCGGGCGCTGGCCGCTCAGAATCGTGCGGACCTCGTCGTGCTCGCAAGGTATATGCAGATCTTCTCCGACGCGCAGGCAGCGCATTTCGCGGGGCGCTGCATCAATATCCACCACAGCTTCCTGCCCGGCTTCAAGGGCGCGCGCCCCTACCATCAGGCCCACGAACGCGGGGTCAAGATCATCGGTGCGACAGCGCATTTCGTGACCGGCGATCTCGACGAGGGCCCGATCATCCATCAAGACGTCGAGCGCATCACCCATGCCGACACCCCGTCCGATCTCGTTCGCAAGGGGCGCGACATCGAGCGCCGCGTGCTGGCCGAGGCGGTCCGCCTGTTCGTCGAGGAGCGGGTGCTTATCAACGGCAATCGCACGGTCGTATTCCGACCCTGA
- a CDS encoding sensor domain-containing diguanylate cyclase: MIENWSDAEGRSLHGLLEEAAGDIVIKLDARGFIVHASANAADLGFDPAELLLMPHICELADPEHIQAVDRFASQVLAGEAGNSSFEFPVSLCSEKDTCPSAGQCAYGGHQRWYRLTLRPLHAEGGAILGAIGLMRSVQHLRTLESELHARATTDALTGLANRRAFTASLARCIEQPRDRARSGKPAILALFAIDRMRAIFMQYGQDTLDEFLWGFAKFLETMVRPGDVLGQLDAERFGVILPGTTQREAQDWAEDVLRTFAALALPSSARMPHVAASAGLAAVEHSVDLTLRQAELGLVIARAAGGMQVGRALDHRRAPARSTEAMELGANRTFGVAASGR; the protein is encoded by the coding sequence ATGATAGAAAACTGGAGCGACGCGGAAGGTCGCAGTCTGCATGGCCTTCTCGAAGAGGCGGCGGGCGATATTGTTATCAAGCTCGATGCCAGGGGGTTCATCGTCCATGCGTCGGCCAACGCCGCCGATCTCGGCTTCGATCCGGCCGAACTCCTGCTGATGCCGCATATCTGCGAGCTTGCCGACCCGGAGCATATCCAGGCGGTCGACCGCTTCGCCAGCCAGGTGCTGGCGGGAGAGGCGGGCAACAGCTCGTTCGAATTCCCCGTGAGCCTTTGCAGCGAGAAGGATACCTGCCCTTCCGCCGGACAATGCGCCTATGGCGGACACCAGCGCTGGTATCGGCTGACCCTGCGCCCGCTGCACGCCGAGGGCGGGGCGATCCTCGGCGCGATCGGCCTGATGCGTTCGGTCCAGCACCTGCGCACGCTCGAAAGCGAACTTCACGCCCGCGCGACGACCGATGCGCTCACAGGGCTCGCCAATCGCCGCGCCTTCACCGCGAGCCTTGCGCGCTGCATCGAACAACCGCGCGATCGCGCCCGTTCCGGCAAGCCGGCCATTCTTGCCCTCTTTGCGATCGACCGGATGCGCGCGATCTTCATGCAATACGGGCAGGACACGCTCGATGAATTCCTGTGGGGCTTCGCCAAATTCCTCGAGACGATGGTGCGCCCCGGCGACGTGCTAGGCCAGCTCGATGCCGAACGCTTCGGCGTGATCCTGCCCGGGACGACCCAGCGCGAGGCGCAGGACTGGGCCGAGGACGTGCTGCGCACTTTCGCCGCGCTCGCGCTTCCTTCGTCCGCGCGGATGCCCCATGTCGCGGCGAGCGCGGGCCTTGCCGCAGTCGAACATTCGGTCGACCTCACGCTCCGACAGGCCGAGCTCGGGCTCGTCATCGCGCGGGCGGCGGGCGGGATGCAAGTCGGGCGCGCGCTCGATCACCGTCGTGCCCCCGCCCGGTCGACGGAAGCGATGGAACTCGGTGCCAATCGGACGTTTGGAGTTGCCGCGAGCGGGCGCTAA